From one Triticum urartu cultivar G1812 chromosome 3, Tu2.1, whole genome shotgun sequence genomic stretch:
- the LOC125544155 gene encoding uroporphyrinogen decarboxylase 1, chloroplastic translates to MMSPTTTATATATAAAFLSAAPASSSSTHRRRSRRAAISASLSSEEPLLIRAARGEDGLPRPPAWMMRQAGRYMASYQALSKRHPSFRERSETTDLIVEITLQPWHAFAPDGVILFSDILTPLPAIGVPFDISESKGPVIQSPVRTEEQVRELVPIDLDNLQFVGESLKILRSEIDGKAALLGFVGAPWTIATYVVEGGMTNTYTNIKRMCHTAPNVLRGLLSHLAEAISDYIIYQVNSGAQCIQIFDSWGGQLPPHVWEQWSKPYIRQIVAKIKTECPHIPLVLYINGNGGLLERMKDIGVDVIGLDWTVDMADGRRRVGDGISVQGNVDPAYLFSPLPVLTDEIHRVVKAAGPKGHILNLGHGVLQKTPEEAVAHFFDVTRSLRYDTLFQGHLTEELQHVA, encoded by the exons ATGATGTCCCCGACGACCACCGCCACGGCTACGGCCACGGCCGCCGCCTTCCTCTCCGCGGCGCCTGCCTCCTCATCCTCTACCCACCGCAGGCGTAGCCGTCGCGCTGCTATCTCCGCCTCCCTCTCGTCCG AAGAACCGCTGCTCATACGTGCGGCGAGGGGCGAGGATGGGCTGCCTAGGCCGCCGGCGTGGATGATGCGGCAGGCTGGGCGGTACATGGCGTCGTACCAGGCGCTGTCCAAGCGCCACCCTTCGTTCCGGGAGCGGTCGGAGACCACCGACCTCATCGTCGAAATCACGCTACAGCCGTGGCACGCCTTCGCACCCGACGGCGTCATCCTATTCTCGGACATACTCACGCCCCTGCCGGCCATCGGGGTGCCGTTCGATATCTCGGAATCCAAGGGGCCGGTGATCCAGTCTCCCGTGCGGACGGAGGAACAGGTCAGGGAGCTCGTTCCCATAGATCTCGATAATCTCCAGTTCGTCGGGGAGTCGCTCAAGATTCTGCGCAGCGAG ATTGATGGAAAAGCTGCTTTGCTAGGATTCGTGGGGGCCCCATGGACAATTGCAACTTATGTTGTTGAAGGAGGGATGACCAACACTTACACAAATATAAAGCGCATGTGCCACACAGCACCAAATGTCTTGAGGGGCCTTCTCTCTCACCTCGCAGAAGCTATATCTGACTATATCATTTACCAAGTAAACTCTGGTGCTCAGTGTATACAGATATTTGATTCATGGGGTGGGCAACTTCCACCTCATGTGTGGGAGCAATGGTCAAAACCATATATCAGACAG ATTGTGGCTAAGATTAAGACAGAATGCCCTCACATACCACTTGTGCTGTATATAAATGGAAATGGAGGCTTGCTCGAGCGCATGAAGGACATCGGAGTTGATGTTATTGGGCTTGACTGGACAGTGGATATGGCAGATGGAAGGAGGCGCGTTGGTGATGGAATTAGTGTACAAGGGAACGTGGACCCAGCATATCTATTTTCCCCATTACCAGTATTGACTGATGAAATTCATAG GGTTGTGAAAGCAGCTGGTCCGAAAGGTCATATACTTAACTTGGGCCATGGTGTTCTTCAAAAAACACCAGAAGAAGCTGTAGCACATTTCTTTGATGTCACAAGGAGCTTGAGATATGACACCCTTTTCCAGGGTCATCTTACTGAAGAATTGCAACATGTTGCTTGA